Proteins from a genomic interval of Anaerohalosphaeraceae bacterium:
- a CDS encoding tRNA-dihydrouridine synthase, producing MLQFGVIKLDVPFIQAALSGYTDHPMRILARRFGCPLVFTGVMLDRIALHPKASRQKQFYPFSQEEHPVVAQIMGNEPEVMAQSAAVFERAGYDAIDLNFACPVPKVLRRERGGFLMQKPAVIREAYLRTREAVRCPVFMKIRIGFDSSEASREDFWTICENAARDGVQMLAIHGRTVEQKYKGTADWETIAEVKRRFPSLCVFGSGDILKAQTAIERLNGTGVDGVIVARGAIGNPWIFQEIRALWEGRPLPEPPTMEEQKAVMAEHLRMILEFWPARKAIPYFRKFTAGYCKRHPQRKQVMMAMMKAKTLEQVQQVFAEFYPEKNSQS from the coding sequence ATGCTTCAATTTGGTGTAATTAAACTGGATGTGCCGTTTATTCAGGCGGCCCTGTCGGGTTATACAGACCATCCAATGCGGATCCTGGCCCGGCGGTTCGGCTGTCCACTGGTTTTTACGGGGGTGATGCTGGACCGGATAGCGCTGCATCCCAAAGCCAGCCGTCAAAAGCAGTTTTATCCTTTTTCTCAAGAGGAGCATCCGGTTGTTGCGCAGATTATGGGCAATGAACCGGAGGTGATGGCCCAATCAGCAGCGGTGTTTGAGCGGGCGGGGTATGATGCGATTGATTTGAATTTTGCCTGTCCGGTGCCGAAGGTGCTGCGGAGAGAGCGCGGCGGGTTTTTGATGCAAAAGCCCGCTGTCATTCGAGAGGCGTATCTGCGAACGCGGGAGGCGGTACGATGTCCTGTGTTTATGAAAATTCGAATTGGATTTGATTCCTCCGAGGCTTCGCGGGAGGACTTCTGGACGATTTGCGAGAATGCAGCCCGGGACGGCGTGCAAATGCTGGCGATTCACGGGCGAACGGTGGAGCAGAAATACAAGGGGACGGCGGACTGGGAGACGATTGCCGAAGTGAAGAGGAGGTTTCCTTCGCTGTGCGTGTTCGGCAGCGGAGATATTTTGAAGGCCCAAACAGCAATAGAGCGGCTGAACGGCACCGGAGTTGATGGGGTCATTGTGGCGCGGGGAGCCATCGGGAATCCGTGGATATTTCAGGAAATTCGGGCTTTATGGGAAGGTCGGCCTCTTCCGGAACCGCCGACGATGGAAGAGCAGAAGGCCGTGATGGCAGAGCATTTGAGGATGATTCTGGAGTTCTGGCCGGCCCGGAAGGCGATTCCGTACTTTCGAAAGTTTACGGCGGGCTACTGCAAACGCCATCCGCAGCGCAAGCAAGTAATGATGGCGATGATGAAGGCCAAGACATTGGAGCAGGTTCAGCAGGTCTTTGCGGAGTTTTATCCTGAAAAAAACAGTCAATCCTGA
- the prs gene encoding ribose-phosphate diphosphokinase, whose protein sequence is MIHHPLIVFGGTSHPELTEGICRYLRQEPGKARIWRFPDSEKIIKLETDVRGTDCFVVQSVCEPVDENLMELLIFLDCLSRASAARVTAVIPYFGYARQDRKDEGQVPITAKLVANLIVAAGANRVLTLDLHAAQLQGFFDIPVDHLTAEPVIAKYLKSKQLDKLTVVAPDVGNMKKAARYA, encoded by the coding sequence ATGATTCATCATCCCCTGATTGTCTTCGGCGGAACCAGTCATCCGGAATTGACGGAAGGGATTTGCCGGTATCTCAGGCAGGAGCCGGGGAAGGCCCGAATCTGGCGGTTTCCGGACAGCGAAAAGATTATCAAGCTGGAGACGGATGTACGAGGGACGGACTGCTTTGTGGTGCAGTCGGTCTGCGAGCCGGTGGATGAAAACCTGATGGAGCTGCTGATTTTTCTGGACTGTCTGAGTCGGGCCAGCGCGGCCCGGGTGACGGCGGTGATTCCGTATTTCGGATATGCCCGTCAGGACCGCAAGGATGAAGGGCAGGTGCCGATTACGGCCAAACTGGTGGCCAATCTGATTGTGGCCGCCGGCGCCAATCGCGTGCTGACGCTGGACCTGCACGCCGCTCAGCTGCAGGGCTTTTTTGATATTCCGGTGGACCATCTGACGGCCGAGCCGGTCATTGCCAAGTATCTTAAGAGCAAGCAGTTGGACAAACTGACGGTGGTGGCGCCGGATGTGGGGAATATGAAGAAGGCGGCGCGGTATGCCC
- a CDS encoding NTP transferase domain-containing protein, translating into MNTKAECAAIVLAAGQSTRMNTRLPKVLHEVCGRPMLDYVLDACRGVGVRRIYVVVGYGKDQILRRYQGQADLEFVEQPEQRGTGHAVMCCRRHLEGFEGHTLVLCGDAPLIRKETLEILLDKHLSEKSAVTVATAVLKDPSGYGRIVRDAYGNIQGIVEHNDCNEEQRKIQEVNTGYFCYQTPLLLKGLEKIRPDNAKGEYYLTDVLHVLLAEGHKATAVTAVAEEDAMGVNSRAQLAVVGKIMQQRIQNRLMASGVTIVDPPNTWIDDRAQIGQDTVIEPFTCIRGAVRIGTGCRIGPFAFVGEGAQVADGQDVRAFTTLGRVGASDSKEGQK; encoded by the coding sequence GTGAATACGAAAGCGGAATGTGCGGCGATTGTCTTGGCAGCGGGTCAGAGCACCCGGATGAATACCCGTCTGCCGAAGGTGCTGCATGAGGTGTGCGGACGTCCGATGCTGGATTATGTGCTGGACGCCTGCCGCGGCGTGGGGGTGCGCCGGATTTACGTCGTCGTCGGCTACGGGAAAGACCAGATTCTCCGCCGGTATCAGGGGCAGGCGGATTTGGAGTTTGTCGAGCAGCCCGAACAGCGGGGAACGGGGCATGCGGTGATGTGCTGCCGCAGGCACCTGGAGGGGTTTGAAGGGCATACGCTTGTGCTGTGCGGGGATGCGCCGCTGATTCGCAAAGAGACGCTGGAGATTCTGCTGGACAAGCACCTGTCGGAGAAGTCGGCGGTGACGGTGGCGACGGCGGTGCTGAAAGACCCGAGCGGCTACGGGCGGATTGTGCGGGATGCCTACGGGAATATTCAGGGAATTGTAGAGCACAACGACTGCAATGAGGAGCAGCGAAAGATTCAGGAAGTAAACACCGGATATTTCTGCTATCAGACGCCGCTGCTGCTGAAGGGGCTGGAAAAGATTCGCCCGGATAACGCCAAGGGGGAATATTACCTGACGGATGTGCTGCATGTGCTGCTGGCGGAGGGGCATAAGGCGACGGCGGTCACGGCAGTGGCGGAAGAAGATGCAATGGGCGTCAACAGCCGTGCCCAGCTGGCCGTCGTGGGCAAGATTATGCAGCAGCGGATTCAGAATCGGCTGATGGCCTCGGGGGTGACGATTGTGGACCCGCCGAATACGTGGATTGATGATCGCGCCCAAATTGGTCAGGATACGGTGATTGAGCCGTTTACGTGTATTCGCGGAGCGGTTCGGATCGGGACGGGCTGCCGGATTGGGCCGTTTGCTTTTGTGGGCGAAGGGGCCCAGGTAGCGGATGGGCAGGACGTCAGGGCCTTTACAACGCTGGGTCGAGTGGGGGCAAGTGATTCCAAGGAGGGACAAAAATGA